A section of the Mycobacteriales bacterium genome encodes:
- a CDS encoding FAD-binding protein → MTDHAELRTYESDGLASYRCIPGLVILAESAEDVAYVVGRCAAAGVPFVARGSGTGLSGGALPRSDGVLIVLSRMRRIVDVDLDDERAVVQPGVINADLTKAVAADGFYYAPDPSSQQVCSLGGNVAENSGGAHCLKYGFTAHHVTALELVLPDGSIERVGGRAPDPVGYDVGGAVVGSEGTLCVVTEATVRLLRKPQAVQTVLAGFRTIEDAGAAVSAIIAAGVLPAAIELMDALAIEAAEAAVHPNYPAAAGAVMVAELDGPACEVDAQLAEVQRFSTTAGAFEIRVARDDVERALIWRGRKSAFAAVGRISPDYIVQDGVIPRTALPEVLLAIESLAAAAGIRVANVFHAGDGNLHPLVLFDDT, encoded by the coding sequence GTGACTGATCATGCCGAGCTCCGTACGTATGAGTCGGACGGTCTGGCCTCCTACCGCTGCATCCCGGGACTGGTCATCCTCGCTGAGTCAGCGGAGGACGTCGCGTACGTCGTGGGGCGCTGCGCGGCCGCCGGCGTCCCGTTCGTCGCCCGCGGTTCGGGCACCGGCCTGTCGGGTGGCGCGCTGCCGCGCAGTGACGGCGTACTGATCGTCCTGTCGCGAATGCGCCGGATCGTGGACGTCGACCTCGACGACGAGCGAGCCGTCGTGCAACCCGGAGTGATCAATGCGGACCTCACCAAGGCGGTCGCGGCCGACGGCTTCTACTACGCACCGGATCCCTCGAGCCAGCAGGTCTGCTCGCTCGGCGGCAACGTCGCGGAGAACTCCGGCGGAGCGCACTGTCTGAAGTACGGCTTCACCGCACACCACGTCACCGCGCTCGAGCTGGTGCTGCCCGACGGCTCGATCGAGCGAGTCGGCGGCCGCGCGCCCGACCCGGTGGGGTACGACGTCGGCGGTGCCGTCGTCGGCAGCGAGGGCACGCTGTGCGTCGTCACGGAGGCGACCGTCCGGTTGCTGCGCAAGCCGCAGGCGGTGCAGACCGTGCTGGCCGGCTTCCGCACCATCGAGGACGCCGGGGCCGCCGTCAGCGCGATCATCGCCGCCGGAGTGCTCCCGGCCGCGATCGAGCTGATGGACGCGCTTGCGATCGAAGCCGCCGAGGCTGCCGTGCACCCGAACTATCCGGCCGCGGCGGGAGCAGTCATGGTGGCCGAGCTGGACGGGCCGGCGTGCGAGGTCGATGCGCAGCTCGCCGAGGTGCAGCGGTTCTCCACGACGGCGGGAGCCTTCGAGATCCGGGTGGCCCGCGACGACGTCGAGCGCGCATTGATCTGGAGGGGCCGCAAGTCGGCGTTCGCGGCGGTCGGTCGGATCAGCCCGGACTACATCGTCCAGGACGGCGTGATCCCTCGTACCGCGCTGCCGGAGGTGCTGCTCGCGATCGAGTCGCTCGCGGCAGCGGCAGGCATCCGGGTCGCGAACGTCTTTCACGCCGGTGACGGCAACCTGCACCCGCTCGTGCTGTTCGACGACAC